In a single window of the Natronosalvus caseinilyticus genome:
- a CDS encoding amidohydrolase translates to MSYDVRHRLADLRQAFHRHPEPGWREFRTTARVVDELERLDVDDLAVGREALSTADRMAVPDEADLEPWLERAREAGVREDLLERTAGGHTGVVATLERGEGPTVGLRVDLDAISMAESSAEDHRPATDGFRSEHEGYMHACGHDAHIAIALGTVEAVKDSDFSGTLKVFFQPAEEISGGGKAMAEGGYLDDVDYLLAIHVGLDHPTGEVVAGIEKPLAMAHLTATFEGASAHAGKAPNEGGNAMQAAATAIQNAYAIPRHSDGMTRVNVGRIEGGTASNVIAEEITIEAEVRGETTGLMEYMRTELERVCYAAAEMHDCDVTLRVISESPCADSHPALRDLVGRIAREVDGVERVVPTTEFGVSEDVTYLMERVQENGGLASYLVVGTDHPTSHHTPTFDVDDASLEIGVSVLAETAVELSKRRV, encoded by the coding sequence ATGTCCTACGACGTGCGACACAGGCTGGCCGACCTTCGGCAGGCGTTTCACCGCCATCCGGAACCCGGCTGGCGCGAGTTCCGAACGACCGCGCGCGTCGTCGACGAACTCGAGCGGCTCGACGTCGACGACCTCGCCGTCGGTCGCGAGGCGCTCTCGACTGCCGACCGGATGGCCGTGCCAGACGAGGCGGACCTGGAGCCCTGGCTCGAGCGCGCTCGCGAGGCCGGCGTTCGCGAGGACCTCCTCGAGCGCACCGCGGGCGGGCACACCGGCGTCGTCGCGACCCTCGAGCGGGGCGAGGGGCCGACCGTCGGTTTGCGCGTCGATCTCGACGCCATCTCGATGGCGGAGTCGTCGGCCGAGGATCATCGCCCCGCCACGGACGGGTTCCGCTCGGAACACGAGGGGTACATGCACGCCTGCGGGCACGACGCCCACATCGCAATCGCGCTGGGGACCGTCGAAGCGGTGAAAGACAGCGACTTCTCGGGGACGCTGAAGGTGTTCTTCCAGCCCGCCGAGGAGATCTCGGGCGGCGGCAAGGCGATGGCCGAGGGCGGCTACCTCGACGACGTCGACTATCTACTGGCGATCCACGTCGGCCTCGACCACCCGACGGGGGAGGTCGTTGCGGGCATCGAGAAACCCCTGGCGATGGCCCACCTGACCGCGACGTTCGAGGGCGCCAGCGCCCACGCCGGGAAGGCGCCCAACGAGGGGGGCAACGCGATGCAGGCGGCGGCGACGGCGATTCAGAACGCGTACGCGATTCCCCGCCACAGCGACGGCATGACCCGCGTCAACGTCGGCCGCATCGAGGGCGGCACCGCGAGCAACGTCATCGCCGAAGAGATCACGATCGAGGCTGAGGTCCGCGGCGAGACGACGGGCCTGATGGAGTACATGCGGACGGAACTCGAGCGCGTCTGCTACGCCGCTGCGGAGATGCACGACTGCGACGTCACGCTGCGGGTCATCAGCGAGTCGCCGTGTGCGGACAGCCATCCGGCGTTGCGGGATCTCGTCGGGCGCATTGCTCGCGAGGTCGACGGCGTCGAACGCGTCGTTCCCACGACCGAGTTCGGCGTCAGCGAGGACGTCACGTACCTGATGGAGCGCGTCCAGGAAAACGGCGGGCTGGCGTCGTACCTCGTCGTCGGCACCGACCACCCCACCAGTCACCACACGCCGACGTTCGACGTCGACGACGCCTCCCTCGAGATCGGCGTCTCGGTGCTAGCCGAGACGGCTGTCGAACTGTCAAAGCGGCGGGTCTGA
- a CDS encoding amidohydrolase codes for MSEPIRDRLVPLRRSFHRRPEPAWCEFQTTARLVEELERLDVDDLAVGADAYDPADRMAVPDEADLEPWLERAREAGVREDLLERMAEGTTGAVAVLDRGDGPAIGLRVDIDGLFIEESTDADHEPAAEGFRSELDGTMHACGHDAHMTWGLATLEAIVESDFAGRLVVFFQPAEETGGGGCPMAKSEFAAGLDYLLAIHVGLDHPTGEVVAGIEKPLAMCHVDATIEGTSAHAGKAPNEGDNALHAMATAIENAYGIPRHSDGMTRVNVGRAEAGTASNVIAERAHLVAEARGETTALKEYVKERLERTIKSAATLHGCRADVDIVSESPRADSDPELQGLVSEVAVDVAGVEHVLPAADFGASEDATFLMERVQENGGLASYLIVGTDHPTSHHTPTFDVDERSLEHGVDVLVETIRELERRHPVARRDESEA; via the coding sequence ATGAGCGAGCCGATACGGGACCGACTCGTCCCCCTCCGCCGCAGTTTTCACCGGCGACCGGAACCGGCCTGGTGTGAGTTTCAGACGACCGCACGTCTCGTCGAGGAACTCGAGCGGCTCGACGTCGACGACCTCGCCGTCGGGGCGGACGCGTACGATCCCGCCGACCGGATGGCCGTGCCCGACGAGGCGGACCTGGAGCCCTGGCTCGAGCGCGCTCGCGAGGCCGGCGTTCGCGAGGACCTCCTCGAACGGATGGCCGAGGGAACCACCGGTGCCGTGGCGGTCCTCGATCGAGGCGACGGACCGGCCATCGGGCTGCGGGTCGATATCGACGGCCTGTTCATCGAGGAATCGACCGACGCGGATCACGAACCGGCCGCCGAGGGTTTTCGATCCGAACTCGACGGCACGATGCACGCCTGCGGCCACGACGCCCACATGACCTGGGGGCTGGCCACGCTCGAGGCGATCGTGGAGAGCGACTTCGCCGGGCGACTGGTCGTCTTCTTCCAACCAGCCGAGGAGACCGGCGGCGGCGGGTGTCCGATGGCGAAGAGCGAGTTCGCGGCAGGGCTCGACTACCTGCTGGCGATCCACGTCGGCCTCGACCACCCGACGGGGGAGGTCGTCGCGGGTATCGAGAAACCCCTGGCCATGTGCCACGTCGACGCGACGATCGAGGGAACCTCCGCCCACGCGGGAAAGGCGCCCAACGAGGGGGACAACGCCTTACACGCCATGGCCACGGCGATCGAGAACGCCTACGGCATCCCCCGCCACAGCGACGGGATGACCCGCGTGAACGTCGGTCGTGCGGAGGCGGGAACCGCGAGCAACGTCATCGCCGAACGGGCCCACCTCGTCGCCGAAGCCCGCGGCGAGACCACGGCGCTGAAGGAGTACGTAAAGGAGCGACTCGAGCGGACGATCAAATCGGCGGCGACGCTCCACGGCTGTCGAGCGGACGTCGACATCGTCAGCGAATCGCCGCGGGCCGACAGCGACCCCGAACTGCAGGGTCTCGTGAGCGAGGTCGCGGTCGACGTGGCGGGCGTCGAGCACGTGCTCCCCGCGGCCGACTTCGGCGCGAGCGAGGACGCGACGTTCCTGATGGAGCGCGTCCAGGAAAACGGCGGGCTGGCGTCGTACCTCATCGTCGGTACCGACCACCCCACCAGTCACCACACGCCGACGTTCGACGTCGACGAGCGAAGCCTCGAACACGGCGTCGACGTACTCGTCGAGACGATTCGTGAACTCGAGCGACGACACCCGGTGGCTCGTCGCGACGAGAGCGAGGCATGA
- a CDS encoding D-2-hydroxyacid dehydrogenase, protein MSTNPDVVVLREGTEGLSMESYAEALRERLPEHTVALARTPAAERELVTQARVVTGITVEEAMLEYADRLELFACTFAGTDHVPMEALADRGVAVTNAGGIHAPGIAEQSIANMLVFARNLHEGWRRKRNGEWRHFQSHEFTDSTVTVVGLGSIGQQIVTRLEGFDVETIGIRYTPEKGGPTDEVLGFEADDVHEAFSRSDYVVLACPLTDATRGLVGEAELATLPPNAVVVNAARGGLIDTEALVSALQFNGIRGAALDVTDPEPLPGDHPLWDLENCLITPHTGGHTPKHWDRLADIVAHNVRALESGDALENAVLEPTSG, encoded by the coding sequence ATGAGCACGAATCCAGACGTCGTCGTTCTCCGGGAGGGGACGGAAGGCCTGTCGATGGAATCGTACGCTGAAGCGCTTCGCGAGCGTCTCCCCGAACACACCGTCGCACTCGCTCGCACGCCAGCGGCCGAGCGCGAACTCGTTACGCAGGCGCGAGTGGTGACCGGCATCACGGTCGAGGAGGCCATGCTCGAGTACGCTGACCGCCTCGAGTTGTTCGCGTGTACGTTCGCCGGGACCGACCACGTGCCGATGGAGGCGCTGGCCGACCGCGGCGTCGCCGTGACCAACGCGGGCGGCATCCACGCGCCCGGCATCGCCGAGCAGTCGATCGCCAACATGCTCGTCTTCGCGCGAAACCTCCACGAGGGGTGGCGCCGCAAGCGAAACGGCGAGTGGCGTCACTTCCAGTCCCACGAGTTCACCGACAGCACCGTGACAGTCGTCGGCCTCGGGTCGATCGGCCAGCAGATCGTCACACGGCTCGAGGGCTTCGACGTCGAGACGATCGGCATCCGGTACACGCCGGAGAAGGGCGGCCCGACCGACGAGGTCCTCGGCTTCGAGGCGGACGACGTCCACGAAGCGTTCTCGCGCAGCGACTACGTCGTCCTCGCGTGCCCGCTCACCGACGCAACCCGCGGCCTCGTCGGCGAGGCGGAACTGGCGACGCTCCCGCCGAACGCCGTCGTCGTCAATGCCGCTCGAGGAGGGCTCATCGACACCGAGGCGCTCGTTTCGGCACTGCAGTTCAACGGGATTCGCGGGGCCGCTCTCGACGTCACCGATCCCGAGCCACTGCCCGGCGACCACCCGCTGTGGGACCTCGAGAACTGTCTCATCACGCCCCACACGGGCGGCCACACGCCGAAACACTGGGACCGGCTGGCCGACATCGTCGCGCACAACGTCCGTGCCCTCGAGTCGGGCGACGCCCTCGAAAACGCCGTCCTCGAGCCGACGTCGGGGTGA
- the ilvA gene encoding threonine ammonia-lyase — translation MSESRVTLEDVETAQERIDDVVHRTPLDTSRTFAEMSGAASVGLKLENAQRTGSFKIRGAYNRMAQLSDLEREAGVVSSSAGNHAQGVALAGQLLDIETTIVVPEVTPAAKIEATRGYGAEVVVEGDIYERSYQHALERADETGETFVHPFDDEEIVAGQGTIGLELLEQYPEIDTVLVAIGGGGLISGIGTVLRAHDPEIRVIGVQPEGAAHAKPSLEAGEIRELETVDTVAEGIADTRMLETTFAIAREVVDDVVSVTDREIAAAVTLLAERAKTVVESAGATPLAAALSDSVELDLEGAHVSVIISGGNVGLTEHAELTRTGLHELGRYVEARLAIEGWPSVVGDVAETVEAEGAELDVLERARRGAVDEPNRVPVTVGLEGSGREHLEGVLEALDSLGGVSVVE, via the coding sequence ATGAGCGAGAGTCGCGTTACCCTCGAGGACGTCGAAACGGCCCAGGAGCGAATCGACGACGTCGTCCACCGCACCCCGCTCGACACGTCTCGCACCTTCGCCGAGATGAGCGGCGCGGCGTCGGTCGGGCTCAAACTCGAGAACGCCCAGCGAACGGGCTCGTTCAAGATTCGGGGGGCGTACAACCGGATGGCCCAGCTCTCGGATCTGGAGCGTGAAGCGGGAGTCGTCTCCTCGAGTGCGGGGAATCACGCCCAGGGCGTCGCGCTGGCCGGCCAGTTGCTCGACATCGAGACGACCATCGTCGTCCCCGAGGTAACTCCCGCCGCGAAGATCGAGGCCACGCGCGGCTACGGCGCCGAGGTGGTCGTCGAGGGCGACATCTACGAGCGATCCTACCAGCACGCCCTCGAGCGGGCCGACGAGACCGGCGAGACGTTCGTCCACCCCTTCGACGACGAGGAGATCGTCGCCGGCCAGGGAACGATCGGCCTCGAATTGCTCGAGCAGTACCCCGAGATCGACACCGTCCTCGTCGCCATCGGTGGCGGCGGTCTGATTTCAGGTATCGGGACGGTGCTGAGGGCCCACGATCCCGAGATCCGCGTGATCGGAGTCCAGCCGGAGGGGGCCGCTCACGCGAAGCCCTCGCTCGAGGCGGGCGAAATTCGGGAACTTGAGACTGTCGACACTGTCGCGGAGGGCATCGCCGATACCCGGATGCTGGAGACTACCTTCGCCATCGCCCGGGAGGTCGTCGACGACGTGGTCAGCGTCACCGACCGGGAGATCGCCGCCGCGGTGACGTTGCTGGCCGAACGGGCGAAGACCGTTGTCGAGAGCGCGGGTGCGACGCCGCTGGCGGCCGCGCTCTCGGATTCGGTCGAACTGGACCTCGAGGGAGCACACGTCAGCGTGATCATCTCCGGGGGCAACGTCGGCCTCACCGAACACGCCGAACTGACGCGAACCGGCCTCCACGAACTCGGGCGCTACGTCGAGGCGAGGCTGGCCATCGAGGGGTGGCCCTCGGTCGTCGGAGACGTCGCGGAGACCGTCGAAGCCGAGGGCGCCGAACTGGACGTCCTCGAGCGCGCGCGACGAGGCGCCGTCGACGAACCGAATCGGGTTCCGGTGACTGTTGGCCTCGAGGGCAGCGGACGGGAGCACCTCGAAGGCGTGCTCGAGGCGCTAGATTCGCTCGGTGGAGTTTCTGTCGTCGAGTAA
- a CDS encoding aminotransferase class III-fold pyridoxal phosphate-dependent enzyme, translating to MDRDTAEPDADALPGPNAQRWVDFHQAHSAPSEYSHDFVWDITREADGPFVTDVDGNVLLDFTCHIGAAPLGYNNEKILDKLEAFDLVEPMKIAGQDLYFGAGPTPEESAVPGSSHLMEKLVEVSSQYGMDTVFLSNSGAEAMENAMKITNDHRAPAKYGVAFAGSFHGRTLGTLSITKSKEVYTRHYPQISGIETVPFCADRGCDTDSCDCGFFAGGDSQLRSMLAPEGGHVDPDEIAFLALEPIQGVGGYRFPSEAFMQEVADVTDEYDIPLVVDEIQAGVGRTGEIWASDHYPIEPDVIASAKALRVGATISRSAVFPDEKNRLGSTFGGGDLLGSMMGALTLEAIEEYDLLDNATERGEQAKEILRDDAPEYVEDVRGKGLMLAVEFDTPERRSAVVEAALERGLLTLGCGKKTIRLLPPLDSSEREIDLGIGIFLEAIEAVGPSAKVA from the coding sequence ATGGATAGGGACACCGCGGAACCCGACGCGGACGCGCTTCCGGGCCCGAACGCTCAGCGGTGGGTCGACTTCCATCAGGCGCACTCCGCGCCCAGCGAGTACTCCCACGACTTCGTCTGGGACATCACGCGCGAGGCCGACGGCCCGTTCGTCACGGACGTCGACGGGAACGTTCTGCTCGATTTCACCTGCCACATCGGTGCTGCGCCCCTCGGCTACAATAACGAGAAGATTCTCGACAAACTCGAGGCGTTCGACCTCGTCGAGCCGATGAAGATCGCCGGCCAGGACCTGTACTTCGGCGCCGGACCGACTCCCGAGGAGTCGGCGGTACCGGGCTCGAGTCACCTCATGGAGAAGCTGGTCGAGGTCTCGAGCCAGTACGGGATGGACACCGTCTTCCTCTCGAACTCCGGCGCGGAGGCGATGGAGAACGCGATGAAGATCACGAACGATCACCGCGCCCCGGCGAAGTACGGCGTCGCATTCGCCGGCAGCTTTCACGGTCGGACCCTGGGGACTCTCTCGATCACGAAGTCCAAAGAGGTCTACACGCGCCACTACCCCCAGATCAGCGGGATCGAGACGGTGCCGTTCTGTGCCGACCGCGGCTGTGACACCGACAGCTGTGACTGCGGCTTCTTCGCCGGCGGCGACTCCCAGCTCCGCAGTATGCTCGCGCCCGAGGGCGGCCACGTTGATCCCGACGAAATCGCCTTCCTCGCGCTCGAGCCCATTCAGGGCGTCGGCGGCTACCGCTTCCCCAGCGAGGCGTTCATGCAGGAGGTGGCGGACGTCACCGACGAGTACGACATCCCGCTGGTCGTCGACGAGATCCAGGCCGGCGTCGGTCGCACCGGCGAGATCTGGGCTTCTGATCACTACCCGATCGAACCTGACGTCATCGCGAGCGCGAAGGCCCTGCGCGTCGGCGCGACGATCTCGCGCTCGGCGGTCTTCCCCGACGAGAAGAACCGGCTCGGCTCGACCTTCGGCGGCGGCGACCTGCTCGGTTCGATGATGGGCGCGCTTACCCTCGAGGCCATCGAGGAATACGATCTGCTCGACAACGCCACCGAGCGAGGCGAGCAGGCGAAAGAGATTCTGCGCGACGACGCCCCGGAGTACGTCGAGGACGTCCGCGGCAAGGGGCTGATGCTGGCCGTCGAGTTCGATACCCCCGAGCGCCGGAGCGCCGTAGTCGAGGCCGCCCTCGAGCGCGGCCTCCTGACCCTCGGCTGTGGTAAGAAGACGATCCGGCTGCTCCCGCCGCTCGACTCGAGCGAGCGCGAGATCGACCTGGGTATCGGTATCTTCCTCGAGGCGATCGAGGCGGTCGGCCCGAGTGCGAAAGTGGCGTGA
- a CDS encoding BCCT family transporter, producing the protein MSDAERGAIAQFREEIDPIVFAFGALLTVGVIAAFFISPKTVEEGIGSLNDSMLGAFNWALLVIVFLIVVFLLFLIVGPWGRIKLGDEDPEYSFLSFFAMLYSAGFAAGVVFWGPTEGLFYYDSPSPLFNVEGGTAEAIPIAIQQTLFHWALPQLAVFTIMGIAIGYFAYNYDSVPLRVSSALTPILGKENLDGPAAKVIDILAVFATIGGVATSLGFIGSQFVTGLDYQWGISMGNIGILAVVTMMTLLFTISMVLGVDKGIRRLSNFNMVLFVVLMLATFIVGPTLFLVLLGSQALGGMITDFVSMSLFTGAGPMGNGDPAATEWMNTWTVFYWAWALSWSPFAGLFIARISKGRTVREVAFTGIVATSAATIPWFTFVGGTAVWAQHNGVADFGAVISGDAGAEISGFILFEALQLTIDLTAVGLGRYAIPVGGVLIYLFLILVTTFFVTSADSSTLAVSMMTTGGKARPSTINRVFWGVVLGMTAAILMILGGSGSANTLQQAAIITGTPFAFVCFAAMLSLIKDFGSNYGRVLLQDETVLIGSSKPSETDSPPTGPGGPVESDDD; encoded by the coding sequence ATGAGTGACGCCGAGCGGGGAGCGATCGCGCAGTTCCGGGAGGAGATCGATCCCATCGTCTTCGCGTTCGGGGCGTTGCTAACCGTCGGCGTAATCGCGGCGTTCTTCATCAGCCCCAAAACCGTCGAGGAAGGGATCGGGTCGCTAAACGATTCGATGCTCGGTGCGTTCAACTGGGCACTGCTGGTGATCGTGTTCCTGATCGTCGTCTTCCTCCTGTTCCTGATCGTCGGCCCGTGGGGGAGGATCAAACTCGGTGACGAGGATCCCGAGTACAGCTTCCTGTCGTTCTTCGCGATGTTGTACTCGGCCGGCTTCGCTGCGGGTGTCGTGTTCTGGGGGCCAACCGAGGGACTGTTCTACTACGATAGTCCCTCGCCGCTTTTCAACGTCGAGGGTGGGACGGCCGAAGCGATTCCCATCGCGATCCAGCAGACACTGTTCCACTGGGCGTTGCCCCAGCTGGCCGTGTTTACGATCATGGGAATCGCGATCGGGTACTTCGCGTACAACTACGATTCGGTCCCGCTGCGCGTGTCCTCGGCGCTGACGCCGATTCTCGGGAAGGAGAACCTCGACGGACCGGCGGCCAAGGTCATCGACATCCTCGCCGTCTTCGCGACGATTGGCGGCGTGGCGACCTCGCTAGGGTTCATCGGCAGCCAGTTCGTCACTGGCCTCGACTACCAGTGGGGGATCAGCATGGGGAACATCGGAATTCTCGCCGTCGTGACGATGATGACGCTGTTGTTTACGATCTCGATGGTTCTCGGCGTCGACAAGGGGATCCGACGCCTCTCGAACTTCAACATGGTCCTGTTCGTCGTGCTCATGCTCGCGACGTTCATCGTCGGACCGACGCTGTTCCTGGTATTGCTCGGTTCTCAGGCCCTCGGCGGCATGATTACCGACTTCGTCTCGATGAGTCTCTTCACCGGCGCCGGTCCGATGGGCAACGGTGATCCGGCGGCCACCGAGTGGATGAACACCTGGACCGTCTTCTACTGGGCGTGGGCGCTGTCGTGGTCCCCGTTCGCGGGACTGTTCATCGCCCGCATCTCCAAGGGACGGACCGTCCGCGAGGTCGCCTTCACCGGCATCGTCGCGACGTCGGCGGCGACCATCCCGTGGTTCACGTTCGTCGGCGGGACGGCGGTCTGGGCACAGCACAACGGCGTCGCCGACTTCGGCGCGGTGATCTCCGGCGATGCCGGTGCGGAGATTTCCGGCTTCATTCTCTTCGAGGCGTTGCAACTCACGATCGATCTGACCGCCGTCGGACTCGGCAGGTACGCGATCCCGGTCGGCGGGGTTCTGATCTACCTGTTCCTGATCCTCGTGACGACGTTCTTCGTCACGTCCGCGGACTCCTCGACGCTGGCTGTCTCGATGATGACGACGGGCGGGAAGGCCAGGCCGTCGACCATCAACCGGGTCTTCTGGGGCGTCGTCCTCGGAATGACCGCCGCAATCTTGATGATCCTCGGCGGCTCCGGCAGCGCGAACACGCTCCAGCAGGCGGCGATCATCACCGGCACTCCCTTCGCGTTCGTCTGTTTCGCCGCGATGCTCTCGCTGATCAAGGACTTCGGCTCGAACTACGGCCGCGTGTTACTGCAGGACGAGACCGTCCTCATCGGCTCGAGCAAGCCTTCGGAAACCGATTCACCGCCGACCGGCCCCGGTGGACCCGTCGAATCCGACGACGACTGA